Proteins encoded in a region of the Flammeovirga yaeyamensis genome:
- a CDS encoding UDP-glucuronic acid decarboxylase family protein, producing the protein MKRVLITGAAGFLGSHLCDKFLDNGFKVVGMDNFLTGSEDNISHLFGNSNFEFYHHDVTKFVHVPGEVDYILHFASPASPIDYLEMPIQTLKVGSLAPYNLLGLARVKKSRFIIASTSEVYGDPNVHPQKEDYWGNVNPIGPRGVYDEAKRFQEAITMGYHTFHGVNTGMVRIFNTYGPRMRLDDGRALPAFMSQALRGEDITVFGDGSQTRSFCYVADLVEGIYRLTMSDYHQPVNIGNPQEITIKEFAEEIVALTGSKSKVIYKDLPKDDPKVRQPDITRAKEILDWTPKVDRAEGLKLTLDYFQKKVK; encoded by the coding sequence ATGAAAAGAGTCCTAATAACAGGAGCAGCAGGTTTCCTTGGATCACACTTGTGCGATAAGTTCCTGGACAACGGTTTTAAGGTTGTCGGAATGGATAACTTCTTAACTGGTAGCGAAGACAATATTTCTCATCTATTCGGTAACTCTAATTTTGAATTTTACCATCATGATGTGACTAAGTTTGTTCACGTTCCTGGAGAAGTGGATTACATTCTACATTTCGCATCGCCTGCAAGCCCAATTGATTATTTGGAAATGCCTATCCAAACACTAAAAGTAGGATCTTTGGCACCATATAATTTATTAGGATTAGCTAGAGTAAAAAAATCTAGATTTATCATTGCTTCTACTTCAGAAGTGTATGGCGATCCAAATGTTCACCCTCAGAAAGAAGATTATTGGGGTAATGTAAACCCAATTGGACCACGTGGTGTGTACGATGAAGCAAAAAGATTCCAAGAGGCAATCACAATGGGGTACCATACTTTCCATGGTGTGAACACAGGTATGGTTCGTATCTTCAATACATACGGTCCAAGAATGCGTCTGGATGATGGTCGCGCTCTACCAGCATTCATGAGTCAGGCATTAAGAGGAGAAGATATTACTGTATTTGGTGATGGTTCTCAAACAAGATCTTTCTGTTATGTAGCCGATTTGGTAGAAGGTATTTACCGATTGACTATGTCAGATTACCACCAACCAGTAAATATTGGTAATCCTCAAGAAATTACGATCAAAGAATTTGCAGAGGAAATTGTTGCACTTACTGGATCTAAATCAAAAGTGATTTACAAAGATCTTCCTAAAGATGATCCAAAAGTGAGACAGCCAGATATCACAAGAGCGAAAGAAATTTTGGATTGGACTCCAAAAGTAGATAGAGCAGAAGGTTTGAAACTTACTTTGGACTATTTTCAGAAAAAAGTAAAATAA
- a CDS encoding L-threonylcarbamoyladenylate synthase, translated as MAEFFRINADNPQERLLNEVVKILKKGGLVIYPTDTVYGVGCDLNNTAALKKLLRFKGLKANKMNLSFICYDLSDITTYVKHIETPTFRILKKALPGPYTFIMNASSAVPKLVDTKKKEVGIRVPDNNIPRELVRLLGNPIVTTSLKQDDDILEYPTDPELIYEDYEKQVDAVIDGGFGNIHLSTVVNLTNGDFDVVREGAGDISDFL; from the coding sequence ATGGCAGAATTTTTTAGAATCAATGCAGATAATCCTCAAGAGAGACTTCTTAATGAGGTAGTAAAAATATTAAAGAAAGGAGGTTTAGTGATTTATCCTACCGACACTGTATATGGTGTGGGTTGCGATTTAAATAATACCGCCGCTTTAAAAAAATTATTGAGGTTTAAAGGTTTGAAGGCAAATAAAATGAATCTATCGTTTATTTGTTACGATCTATCTGATATCACCACTTATGTGAAACATATAGAAACACCTACATTCAGAATATTAAAGAAAGCCCTTCCTGGTCCTTATACTTTTATTATGAATGCAAGTAGTGCTGTTCCAAAGTTGGTAGATACTAAGAAAAAAGAAGTGGGTATTCGTGTGCCTGATAATAATATCCCAAGAGAATTAGTACGATTGCTGGGTAACCCTATTGTGACTACTTCTCTTAAACAAGATGATGATATTTTAGAATATCCAACTGACCCTGAATTGATTTACGAAGATTACGAAAAACAAGTAGATGCTGTTATCGATGGCGGCTTCGGAAATATTCATCTATCAACGGTAGTCAATTTAACCAACGGAGATTTTGATGTAGTAAGGGAAGGAGCAGGCGACATCTCTGATTTTTTATAA
- a CDS encoding 3-phosphoshikimate 1-carboxyvinyltransferase, with translation MKIHHPSKKVSLNVPLVSSKSESNRALIIQACAKESIQLSNISMARDTQTMMRLLDSGDHTLDVLDAGTTMRFLTAYTAANNRPSLMTGTARMQERPIGILVDALRTLGAEIEYQKNDGYPPHEIKSFDQVSEKVSIRGDVSSQYISALLLVAPTLPKGLELTLEGTVASKPYIMMTLSLMERFGVKYTWEENIIKVTPQDYQSGEYTIESDWSGASYWYSIAALSEECDIKIMHLREDSLQGDKAIVEMMEQLGVKSTFEADGVRLSKMEKAEKFYFDFTHCPDLAQTIVSLVAAMGMEGRMIGLQSLRIKETDRIAALQNEIRKLGLEIEVIGDEEIRVPKGGIKIEGQSIHTYEDHRMAMAFAPLSMLGELNIDEPEVVAKSYPSYWEDLAAAGFVTEE, from the coding sequence ATGAAAATACATCACCCTTCTAAAAAGGTTAGCTTGAATGTACCATTGGTATCATCAAAGTCAGAGAGTAATAGAGCTTTGATTATTCAAGCGTGTGCGAAAGAAAGTATTCAGTTGTCAAATATCTCTATGGCTAGAGATACACAGACAATGATGCGTTTATTAGATTCTGGCGATCATACGCTAGATGTTTTGGATGCAGGGACAACAATGCGTTTTTTAACGGCGTATACTGCGGCAAATAACCGTCCGTCTTTAATGACAGGTACGGCACGTATGCAAGAACGTCCTATCGGTATTTTAGTGGATGCACTTAGAACATTAGGTGCTGAAATTGAATATCAGAAAAACGATGGATATCCTCCTCATGAGATCAAAAGCTTTGATCAAGTTTCTGAGAAAGTGAGTATCCGTGGTGATGTAAGTAGTCAGTATATCTCCGCTTTACTTTTAGTCGCTCCAACTTTACCAAAAGGTTTGGAATTGACTTTAGAAGGCACTGTGGCTTCTAAACCATACATCATGATGACATTGAGCTTGATGGAACGTTTTGGAGTGAAATATACTTGGGAAGAAAATATCATTAAAGTAACCCCTCAAGATTATCAATCAGGCGAATACACTATTGAGTCGGATTGGTCGGGTGCGAGTTACTGGTATTCAATTGCCGCTTTATCTGAAGAGTGTGATATCAAAATCATGCACTTAAGAGAAGATTCACTTCAAGGGGATAAGGCAATTGTAGAGATGATGGAGCAATTGGGTGTGAAATCTACTTTTGAGGCAGATGGCGTTCGCTTATCAAAAATGGAGAAAGCAGAGAAATTCTATTTCGACTTTACGCACTGTCCTGACTTGGCACAAACAATTGTGTCTTTAGTGGCAGCGATGGGTATGGAAGGTAGAATGATCGGGCTTCAAAGTTTAAGAATTAAAGAAACGGATAGAATTGCAGCACTTCAAAACGAAATCAGAAAATTAGGTTTGGAGATTGAGGTGATCGGTGATGAGGAAATCCGTGTGCCGAAAGGCGGTATAAAAATCGAAGGACAAAGCATTCATACATATGAAGATCATAGAATGGCCATGGCTTTTGCTCCTTTGTCTATGTTAGGTGAGTTAAATATCGACGAACCTGAAGTAGTGGCAAAATCTTACCCATCGTATTGGGAAGACCTCGCAGCTGCAGGGTTTGTTACAGAAGAGTAA
- the lipB gene encoding lipoyl(octanoyl) transferase LipB has translation MMNKKVEFRHLGNMKYAQAWDYQTELFDGIVQTKLENRRRTDRGEEAETTNNYLLFVEHPHVYTLGKSGKEEHLLLDQQGLDREHVEFFKINRGGDITYHGPGQIVGYPILDLDNFFTDIHKYLRLLEEAIILTLADYGIKSGRIDGLTGVWIGEENDPNPRKICAMGVKTSRWVTMHGFALNVNADLKFFGNIVPCGISDKAVTSMEQELGHQLEMSEVEGKLKNHLATLFEMELFENQEN, from the coding sequence ATGATGAACAAAAAAGTCGAATTTCGTCACCTTGGTAATATGAAATATGCCCAAGCATGGGATTATCAAACGGAATTGTTTGATGGTATTGTTCAGACCAAGCTCGAAAATAGAAGAAGAACAGATAGAGGAGAAGAAGCGGAAACAACCAATAATTATTTATTGTTTGTGGAACACCCTCATGTGTACACATTAGGAAAAAGCGGTAAAGAGGAACATCTTTTATTGGATCAACAAGGATTGGATAGAGAACATGTAGAGTTTTTTAAGATCAACCGTGGAGGAGATATTACTTATCATGGTCCTGGTCAGATTGTAGGTTATCCTATCCTAGATCTTGATAACTTTTTTACAGATATACATAAATATTTAAGACTGTTGGAAGAGGCAATTATCCTTACTTTGGCCGATTACGGTATTAAGTCGGGAAGAATTGATGGACTAACAGGTGTGTGGATTGGAGAGGAAAACGATCCTAATCCTAGAAAAATCTGTGCTATGGGAGTAAAAACATCGCGTTGGGTAACAATGCATGGTTTTGCTTTAAACGTAAATGCAGATTTAAAATTTTTCGGCAATATTGTTCCTTGTGGTATCTCTGATAAAGCAGTTACTTCTATGGAACAAGAATTAGGACATCAACTTGAAATGAGCGAAGTGGAAGGCAAATTGAAAAATCATTTGGCTACCCTATTCGAAATGGAGTTGTTTGAAAACCAAGAGAACTAA